CAACACATAGATGGTGTTTTGTCCTGAATGAACCGTCATGATCAAATTgggtgaatgaatgattcagtgactctgcaGAAAATCTGCAGAAAGTATCATTGAAAAATTCGTAACACTTATGCACACACTGATAAAAGCTGGTCCTGGGTGCAAATTATGGAACAgtgtgaaatgaaataaaataaaatatcacatggagggttattttttttaagatttatttgtGTCCACATTAGGGGTTTCATTAGGACTACTGATTTATCCTAATTGGTTATTCTTCAAAACAATACTCGAGTACTCGTGGTTTATGTTACCATTTACCAGTccattaccaaaaaaaaaaaaaaaaaaaaaaaaaagacttaaaaaaaaacaatagttcatgtcattcatgtttattaatCAACTGTATATGCCTCTGATATGTATTAATGTGTATGTAACAATAACTGCATACAtactaaatattaattttataatataaatattaaaatgtattttaacagttaGGGGTATTATACAACATTAGTCTAAACAACAACAGATCTGTTCACATCACTTAGATCATCAATCAACAGGTTCAAAATAGTTTATAATAGAATAAGACCCAGGAATGCGTCTAACTAGTACTCAATGGCTTCCGAAAGTGCTTCATACTACTTCCAGACTAGTCTATGCAAGACCTAGTCAATATTGGATACATCATCAttatttgaaatttgaaatgaaatcagTCTCAGTTGGCCTGACTACAGACACCAAGCCGACAGGCTTCACAATGAGCACTTTCATGTGGCCCATTAACTCTGCCATTGAACACTGAGGGTCTGTTCTTTTCACCCAGGTTTTCTTTGTAGCATCTCACACGGATCTTTTCAACTAGTCTCCCAATCAGCACATCAATGTTTTCCACTGGAAAATTTGGATCCTCCATCTGAGCTTCATTGCACCTCCTGCACATCTGTTTGAAGCGTCGCAGTTTAATGTTTCCCTGTTTCCTTGCTGTGTCCAAGTGGAAATGGAACACCACCTGCACTCTTTTAGACATCCAGGTTCTTCTACAAAGAGAACACTCAAACCTACATATTGAAATGGAGAATAGATCAgttttatcagtttttttttctagattcattcatatatatatatattttttttatttttattttttttttataatgattAGTTGAAATGTTAATCAACAATGTGCAAAGTGGCCTATTGCATGCGTCAGCACAAGCTGTCTGCTTCAGTCTTTTGATTGTAATTCTAATTCAAACCACTGTTTAGATAAAATAGACCAGTGAATTTTAAACAGAGATTTTGGACAATATTTATTACAAATACTTTcagtgtatttattattttgaattttccaaaatgtaatacaaaatgtattatgccattacacacacacaaagcattAAAAGAAAGCATcagaatggaaaaaaaacattggtaacactttacttaaagcctttatgtgTAATGtattatgaaattatttttaatgcattaattatgacttttaattatttatttatattttattttattatgcattgtatGGTCTcattaatatttgaataatgaataattgtaaccacagtTATAATGCCTTTATAATATGCCTTTataaagtataatgcattaaaacacatgacaaacaacCAGTTATAAGATATAACAGATATAACAaggaatatgcaaatattataatacattttagcTTTGGTTACAgttatttatgaaaagatataatgcattattatgAATGCCTTAATAAGGCATTATACATAAATCTTATGAAAACTCCTTTAACTGATCATTACCATTGTGCATGGACCACTTAATGTATGCGTTGGTAAGACAGAACATGATGTGTATATGTGCAATTGTAATTAGAACTGATAACTGAGCATTTTTATATTGCATTAAACATGACATATCCATCTGGATTAGATTCTTTCAATATTATGAAGagtttaaatgaaatgaatcaTCAAAATATCTCCATACACTATAAAGCCTAATATAAAACATATCTTGGAAAGAATGTTCTGTATATTTTATTGTGGTAAAGTTGTGCTCTTACCTTGCAAAGGAGCCAGAAATGTATTGGTGCCAATCACAAGCTTGTTTGTGTGGCTCAATAGACTCATTGATGGTAATGTGCCACGTGTCCCCGTGAAGCTCACTCGCCTTCGCCTGTAAAGAACTTTCCCACAACATTAATGCCATGTCTTTGTCCTTACAGCACTGTTATGATGTTACCTTGTAATGACCCACTAAATATATACTGTGCAGATAATCTCTCACTTCACaagaaatgaaactgaaactatCAAGCAAGTATCTGTTTTCTGCAACACAAAAGTGAACATTGCTTTACAAGATTTTTGAGCTAGCTATAACATTACAAACTGTATTATGTATAATGCACTTAACCTAAAATAATGGACAACTTTAACTACAGTAACTATAACACCATATCAAATAACTTTATTATACCAGTTTACCACTTTAAATAcccattattttctttttatgagttatttttgaaatagcaaAAATAAGATGAAAACTAATTGTCTAATCAATGTGAACAGTCAAGAAACTGTGTGAAGAAAGTTACAGAAAGAAATTATTGTTTTACCTCCTCCTACTGGACAACACAGTAGCCTACATATGGTGTGCATTTTGTTCTTCTCTGTTGCATTTTCTCACTTAAATGTGTGTAATCCAATATCAAGTATCAGATCTTAGAAGTCTCAAATCTCAATAAGTAAGGGATAATACACAGTCAGATGGacattatttcaaaataataacCAGGGTTAATAACCAGgttattcacaaaacattttatcttaccactaagagttctcctaaatggCAGTAAAAGTTCATAgttaagagttttctcttaaaacctattcacaaagctgctgagaccaacttttactaagAGTATAGAGAGAAGTCTTAAACTAAGAGAAAGGGCGGGGTTAACCTTGTTGCTATTGATGATGTCAGCATGCTTACTAACTATGCACACAGTGATAGGGGAGGGGTCTCTGTCATTGATTTATTCATAGAAATATTATAGAACGAGGTatcatgttgccatattcaaaaaaaaaaaaaaaatgaaaataaaaatgttgccaaattcaaataaagattttggCTAAATGTAGGCTAATTAGTCTCTCTCTCGAGATTTGCCGCATGGCTGCCAGATCCAGGCtgtatccagatgagatgaaggacctgTGCCTACATGATGACGTTTCAACTAAATtatcccctgtgaaggcctccttccctttcctttccctatgtatagataaaatgttatcaaaattattccagTTCGCATAGATCCGCGGACACaactaatttttctgtattatgcggaccagacaagtaatttggcaaatatcactttaaaaaaaacaacaaaaaaaaaacaccaagcttctgcacacattcacactcaaacacgcaaacctatagactaaacacgtaaatgaacagcaagaatgcattaaaggtattaGTTTTTTTCAGTAGGgaaggtgtcatttaagcagCCCCTAATAATGAacaatttttacaatggaagtgattcaatcaaaaaccagcTTTAGCTCGATGAAACAATAtgaaaacaatatgtattgtgaaaagcgctatataaatgtcaCTAATTATACAAGTATATGTTCAGCTAATTGTTCAGCCTCTTACATGTCTGCATCTCGAGAGATTGCAAAATTCAAGCGACAAATGAtgcatgttttataaacaaagttggGGAGGAGCACATTCAAATGGTCTATCTAATGAGCTTGAGAGGAGGCATTTACACACAGCCGACTCACCTAGTTAcctcgacagttttctgcatccttCCAATATCCCAACTCTTCACTATTCCCAGGAAACAGGGGACTACTCTGGGTTTGGGATAAATTCCGAGCTCAGAGCCTCCCCTCAGACAGCACAGGATTGGGAATGGTCCACAAGCTGGAATTCGAACTCGGGTATGTGAGCTGCAAACAAGGCTATCGGCACAGACGATAGGATATTAATTTCAACTTGACTGCAATGTTTTATTCTCcatcatttaatacatttagcctgtacataaataaacatttatgttatgtCATCGCAGATTAAAATCTATAAATTTATAAAtctgctgaacgcagttggacatagcggtgtattagaggtaaaaaattattgtagcatatgcacacgtatcaggataatcaataaacttgggaatgttcagaacacttttagcatgctggactgggttgtaaaaccatTTCGGCTCCGCATAGTCTGCcataagatgagcccacttgacacttttgtggacaagcgatggtaaacagtaaagtccaacttcctctctttggtgacttcaaaaggagcacccccccccagagactgaccagatccacattccaacaccccacacgcacagggacacacaaaaacacacacacagacacacacagaaacacacaatcatacattttgaaCTGTATTTGTAAACTACCactatgctgaaatatatatttcatatattttagggcctatgcatgtttcctagtgtttaaatgagtgtatttgtgctagtgtgcattttaatagtggaattctgtctgtaaaccataacttcttgtctatgcctttatgatctgtcgagtttggtctctccgtaaagctccggacaCGAGCTATTTACTGAGATATGTCACAccgctgacaaatgcatttttctatgtgtttaatgatactgtgaagaacaCACTCCATTTGGAGATCTGAACTGATAGTCATAAATCATGCAGATTAAGTCGTGAGGCCAAGCAAAGGAAAAGctttcccgccaactttgcacccatgttattggctaccccacctcaaggaggtgtgtcggcttatctgtcataaaagcaaagacgcacaaTTCCGGCTCTCTCCCGGCTCTccccgattgtctcacgagcctctcgtgcacgtttttcccggacatctccggtgaccacgcgctgccatcgcgctcagcttcgggaccgccatcttccagcgaaactcactctcaagtcctcagttcgaaccttcccgcggaacggaggaagccaacgaactgcaccagcgctaacctgaaattcgacacacgcaaccaatgcaagtatactgccgtttctcaatcttagatgatgaaactgatttccgtgctggcctaggactggttgtgagtttgctacttgccttctctctttccttctctacttccactcttgtacataggtgtgtattcttgtatatatatttagatgtataacctctgtattcgtagtttgcatttattaaaacgttattcacgctcgattgttctgtttgttctttcagctgaaaaccaagtcactttaacgtttttcgatcgctttatgctttagttattttcatggccagaaaataactctgtttataatattctgtgagggacttagtttgctggacaaacgaacagtttctctaaataattactaaaccagaactaatcatatacgtaattgattataattcgttgtaattgattcacaatatatgtttaattccccgttgggtcgatatatgaatcataatttattcataaccttatgaattattatattcatatttcatccataaattgattaataactgtacgaaccgctacattcgttacattatatacagtaaatactgttcggtttctcacacaaaccgaccattttgtgtcttaggacatcaatgtgccatcatgagccgcagggtttaatttggatttgtctatgcatgttttttgactcttataaattgtgttaccattgacatgcattataagactgacagacggcaacggttggagttaaagcTGTCCATTATTTTAGGTTAAGTGCATTATAATACAGTTTGTAATGTTATAGCTAGCTCAAAACATCTTGTAAAGCAATGTTCACTTTTGTGTTGCAGAAAACAGATACTTGCTTGatagtttcagtttcatttcttGTGAAGTGAGAGATTAGCTGCACGGTATATATTTAGTGGGTAATTACAAGATAACATCATAACAGTGCTGTAAGGACAAAGACATGGCATTAATGTTGTTACCGTTGccgttaatgttaacaacatcagcattactatgactgtgtatattagcgttacctgtagatttcaatttctgtagccactccacagtccaaagtcttttgctttttgactatggctgaatctccagttgtcactgatgattgtcatttggacctttctagattacaatccgccatcaaaatgataagtttaattatttcagctgctgtgagaaaaggctataaatgatccgctacaagcagaatcctcacgtgataaaaccgattagcctggactccttcctttctgtttacggacatgacgtaatgacgcacagaggaacagCTGCATGTTCAAATTTCctgcggaaatccaccatgtcgctcttattataaaacattattacaagcttaccgttgtgaatcgagctaagataatgagatagttttgaacactggctggttatgtacttgctcaaaaattgattttggataatttttaaccaaaaaaagttacggactgcagctttaaaggtgccctagaattaaaaattgaatttatcttggcatagttgaataacaagagttcagtacatggaaatgacatacagtgagtcttaaactccattgtttcctccttcttatgtaaatctcatttgtttaaaagacctccgaagaacaggcaaatctcaacataacattaatcattaatatgtatgaccccaatatttgcatatgccagccattcaagacattacacaagccagtattaatgtctggatctgtgcacagctgaatcatcagactaggtaagcaagcaaggacaacagtgaaaaatggcagatgatccatgatatcatgttatttttagtgatatttgtaaattgtctttctaaatgttttgttagcatgttgccaatatactgttaaatgtggttaaagttaccattgtttattactatattcatggagacaagagccgtcgctattttcatttttaaacacttgcagtctgtataatgcataaacacatcttcattctttataaatctctccaacagtgtgtaatgttagctttagccacagagcactatcaaactcgttcagaatcaaatgtaaacatccaaataaataccatacttacgcgattagacatgctgattggcgaacactttgtaaagatccattttgagggttatattagctgtgtgaaatttatgctgtttatgctgtttaaggcaagcgcgagctccatggGCGGGGAGTGTGAGGAATTAAAgcggccgcagcatgaatcggtgcatagttaatgatgccccaaaataggcagttaaaatttttttaaaaaatctatggggtattttgagctgaaacttcacagacacattcaggggacaccttagacttatattacatcttgtaaaaaaaac
This genomic stretch from Megalobrama amblycephala isolate DHTTF-2021 linkage group LG2, ASM1881202v1, whole genome shotgun sequence harbors:
- the LOC125254596 gene encoding receptor-transporting protein 2-like, with amino-acid sequence MALMLWESSLQAKASELHGDTWHITINESIEPHKQACDWHQYISGSFARFECSLCRRTWMSKRVQVVFHFHLDTARKQGNIKLRRFKQMCRRCNEAQMEDPNFPVENIDVLIGRLVEKIRVRCYKENLGEKNRPSVFNGRVNGPHESAHCEACRLGVCSQAN